A section of the Streptomyces sp. NBC_01591 genome encodes:
- a CDS encoding NAD-dependent epimerase/dehydratase family protein, with translation MPAPRTVLLTGAAGGLGTLMRGLLPAYGYGLRLLDVVPVEGEPDAIAADLGDKEALREAVRGVDAIIHLAGISLEASFDKILRANIEGTYNLYEAAREEGVRRIVFASSNHVLGYTPRPLPGDPLIPVGAPRRPDTFYGLSKSFGEDLAQLYWDRHGMETVSVRIGSCFPEPTSVRMLSVWMSPEDGARLFHAALSAEDVRHTVVHGSSDNTRLWWDLTTARSLGYEPKDDSEPYAARLIAEQGELDPDNPDHAHLGGHFCTNPPIWPR, from the coding sequence ATGCCCGCTCCCCGCACCGTCCTGCTCACCGGCGCCGCAGGCGGCCTCGGCACCCTGATGCGCGGGCTCCTGCCCGCGTACGGCTACGGGCTCCGCCTCCTCGACGTCGTCCCCGTCGAGGGCGAGCCGGACGCGATCGCCGCCGACCTCGGCGACAAGGAGGCGCTGCGCGAGGCGGTGCGGGGTGTCGACGCGATCATCCACCTCGCGGGCATCTCCCTGGAAGCCTCCTTCGACAAGATCCTCAGGGCGAACATCGAGGGCACGTACAACCTCTACGAGGCCGCGCGCGAGGAGGGCGTGCGGCGCATCGTGTTCGCCTCCTCCAACCATGTCCTCGGCTACACCCCCCGCCCGCTGCCCGGCGACCCGCTGATCCCGGTCGGCGCCCCGCGCCGCCCCGACACCTTCTACGGCCTGTCCAAGTCGTTCGGGGAGGACCTCGCCCAGCTGTACTGGGACCGGCACGGCATGGAGACCGTCTCGGTGCGCATCGGCTCCTGTTTCCCCGAGCCGACATCGGTACGGATGCTCTCGGTCTGGATGAGCCCCGAGGACGGCGCCCGGCTCTTCCACGCCGCGCTCAGCGCCGAGGACGTGCGGCACACCGTCGTGCACGGCTCGTCCGACAACACCCGGCTGTGGTGGGACCTGACGACGGCCCGCTCACTGGGATACGAGCCGAAGGACGACTCCGAGCCGTACGCGGCCCGGCTCATCGCCGAACAGGGCGAACTGGACCCGGACAACCCCGACCACGCCCACCTCGGCGGTCACTTCTGCACCAATCCGCCGATCTGGCCGCGCTGA
- a CDS encoding TerD family protein, whose protein sequence is MTAMTPGSNIPLSAARVAVDVSAPVRLDVSGLLLTVDGKVRSDDDFIFYNQPNGPGVTYRSGGGTAPDAIVVDTAAVPPGIEKIVVTASPDAAGQTFQGIEPTATVRNADDGSVLATFTPPRLGAETALVVIEVYLRNGAWKARAVGQGYANGLAGIATDFGVSVEEEPAATPAPAPVAPPVPAAAPVDPRIAAPPAPAAPPAPPAAAPAPAPAPATGKINLDKGRVSLQKNQTVSLVKGGRPLLSQVKMGLGWEPAFRGKDIDLDASVIAYGPNRNHLDSCYFGKLSILNGAIKHSGDNLTGEGAGDDEVIVVDLGRIPAEATGLVFTVNSFTGQKFTEVAKAYCRLIDATTGEELVRFDLTGAEPQTGVMMAKLIKQFSGEWEMTGMGEFVKSRTVRGMVKPAAQAL, encoded by the coding sequence ATGACCGCTATGACCCCCGGCTCGAACATCCCTCTCTCCGCCGCCCGCGTGGCAGTGGACGTCTCCGCACCGGTGCGGCTCGACGTTTCGGGCCTGCTGCTCACCGTCGACGGCAAGGTGCGCTCCGACGACGACTTCATCTTCTACAACCAGCCCAACGGCCCCGGTGTGACCTACCGCTCCGGCGGCGGCACCGCGCCGGACGCGATCGTGGTGGACACCGCCGCGGTCCCGCCCGGCATCGAGAAGATCGTCGTCACGGCGAGCCCGGATGCGGCGGGCCAGACCTTCCAGGGCATCGAGCCCACCGCGACCGTGCGCAACGCCGACGACGGCAGCGTGCTCGCCACGTTCACCCCGCCCCGGCTGGGTGCCGAGACGGCACTCGTGGTCATCGAGGTCTATCTCCGCAACGGCGCCTGGAAGGCCCGTGCGGTCGGCCAGGGCTACGCGAACGGGCTGGCCGGTATCGCCACGGACTTCGGCGTCTCGGTCGAGGAGGAGCCCGCCGCCACGCCCGCCCCCGCGCCCGTGGCGCCCCCGGTGCCCGCCGCCGCCCCGGTGGACCCCCGGATCGCCGCGCCCCCGGCCCCCGCCGCCCCGCCGGCTCCGCCCGCTGCCGCGCCCGCGCCCGCGCCCGCGCCCGCCACTGGCAAGATCAACCTCGACAAGGGCCGGGTCAGCCTCCAGAAGAACCAGACGGTCTCCCTGGTCAAGGGCGGCCGGCCGCTGCTCTCCCAGGTCAAGATGGGCCTCGGCTGGGAACCCGCGTTCCGGGGCAAGGACATCGACCTCGATGCCTCCGTGATCGCCTACGGCCCCAACCGGAACCACCTGGACAGCTGCTACTTCGGCAAGCTCTCCATCCTGAACGGCGCGATCAAGCACTCCGGCGACAACCTCACGGGCGAGGGCGCGGGTGACGACGAGGTGATCGTCGTGGACCTGGGCCGGATCCCGGCGGAGGCGACCGGTCTGGTCTTCACGGTCAACTCGTTCACCGGTCAGAAGTTCACCGAGGTCGCCAAGGCCTACTGCCGGCTGATCGACGCGACCACCGGCGAGGAGCTGGTCCGCTTCGACCTGACCGGCGCCGAGCCGCAGACCGGCGTGATGATGGCCAAGCTGATCAAGCAGTTCTCCGGCGAGTGGGAGATGACGGGCATGGGCGAATTCGTGAAGTCGCGCACCGTCCGCGGCATGGTGAAGCCCGCCGCCCAGGCGCTGTAA
- a CDS encoding TROVE domain-containing protein yields the protein MARFNTRTTRPRATSPVKSTGRTAPTHQGGRGYLRDNRSELFLLAVANFVSQQTFYEDGEQRDDRFSELVRVLAVGDPEWTAGLLHWLRRDGRMRTASIVGAAEYVKARLDADAEDGPSNRQVVDSVLLRADEPGELLGYWTSRYGRAVPKPVKRGIADAVRRLYSGKSLLKYDTASKGYRFGDILNLVHASPDPQKPWQGELFRYALDRRHHPETAVVPVSDRTLAAHRALMELPAGERRAVVESADGADRLAAAGMTWEALAGWLQGPMDAAAWEAVIPSMGAMALVRNLRNFDEAGVSDEVAARVAAKISDPAAVAASQQFPFRYLAAYQHAPSLRWAHPLEKALGHSLGNVPGLPGRTLVLVDRSGSMWSPLSDRSQLNRADAAAIFGTALALRAADADLVQFGTNSAPVTYRRSESVLKVLERFGDLGGTNTAEAVRRHYRGHDRVLIVTDEQASFSYAADATAAVPATVPVYTWNLAGYRVGHAPSGDGMRHTFGGLSDAAFRMVPLLEAGRDADWPWIR from the coding sequence ATGGCACGCTTCAACACCCGCACCACCAGGCCCCGTGCCACCTCGCCCGTGAAGTCGACCGGGCGCACCGCGCCGACCCATCAGGGCGGCCGAGGATATCTGCGCGACAATCGCTCCGAGCTCTTTCTGCTCGCAGTCGCCAATTTCGTTTCGCAGCAGACCTTTTACGAGGACGGCGAGCAGCGCGACGACCGATTCAGCGAACTCGTGCGGGTACTCGCCGTCGGTGACCCCGAGTGGACCGCCGGCCTGCTCCACTGGCTGCGCCGCGACGGCCGGATGCGCACCGCCTCGATCGTCGGCGCCGCCGAGTACGTGAAGGCGCGACTGGACGCGGACGCCGAGGACGGACCGTCCAACCGCCAGGTCGTCGACTCCGTCCTGCTGCGCGCCGACGAGCCCGGTGAACTCCTCGGGTACTGGACCTCGCGCTACGGCCGCGCAGTGCCCAAGCCGGTCAAGCGCGGCATCGCCGATGCCGTGCGCCGCCTCTACAGCGGCAAGTCGCTGCTGAAGTACGACACCGCGTCCAAGGGCTACCGCTTCGGCGACATCCTGAACCTGGTGCACGCCTCGCCCGACCCGCAGAAGCCGTGGCAGGGCGAGCTGTTCCGGTACGCCCTCGACCGCCGCCACCACCCGGAGACGGCCGTGGTGCCGGTCTCCGACCGCACCCTGGCCGCCCACCGCGCGCTGATGGAGCTGCCGGCCGGGGAGCGGCGGGCCGTGGTCGAGAGCGCCGACGGGGCGGACCGGCTGGCCGCCGCGGGCATGACCTGGGAGGCCCTGGCGGGCTGGCTGCAGGGGCCGATGGACGCCGCGGCCTGGGAAGCGGTGATTCCGTCGATGGGCGCGATGGCCCTGGTGCGCAATCTGCGCAACTTCGACGAGGCGGGCGTCTCGGACGAGGTCGCCGCGCGGGTCGCCGCGAAGATCAGCGACCCGGCCGCGGTCGCCGCGTCCCAGCAGTTCCCGTTCCGCTACCTCGCCGCCTATCAGCACGCGCCCTCGCTGCGCTGGGCCCACCCGCTGGAGAAGGCGCTCGGCCACTCGCTGGGCAATGTGCCCGGACTGCCGGGGCGGACGCTGGTCCTGGTCGACCGCTCGGGCTCGATGTGGTCGCCGCTCTCGGACCGCTCGCAGCTCAACCGGGCGGACGCCGCCGCGATCTTCGGCACGGCGCTGGCGCTCCGGGCGGCCGATGCCGATCTGGTGCAGTTCGGTACGAACAGCGCGCCGGTGACATATCGCCGGAGCGAGTCCGTGCTGAAGGTCCTGGAGCGTTTCGGCGACCTCGGCGGCACCAACACCGCGGAGGCGGTGCGCCGGCACTACCGGGGCCATGACCGGGTGCTGATCGTCACCGACGAGCAGGCGTCGTTCTCGTACGCCGCAGACGCCACCGCGGCGGTGCCCGCCACCGTGCCCGTCTACACCTGGAACCTGGCCGGATACCGGGTCGGACACGCCCCGTCGGGAGACGGGATGCGCCACACCTTCGGGGGTCTTTCGGACGCCGCGTTCCGCATGGTGCCGCTGCTGGAAGCGGGCCGGGACGCGGACTGGCCCTGGATCCGCTGA
- a CDS encoding alkaline phosphatase PhoX — protein MPFTRREFTRTSALTGAGIALTGTVAALATAPGALAAGDPKHGHDHDDHDHGHGHNREPGYGPLIADPEGILALPAGFSYRVITHSGVTKLESGEYTPSNHDGTATFEGARGVTLLVNNHELSGTRAGWEHPVPLTEGLVYDPVAAGGCTVVETRRDGRTAEWVGIAGTSTNCAGGATSWGTWLTCEETEDKAGKNGLLKDHGYVFEVDPYDRNANRDPHPIKAFGRYAHEAVVIDPKRGHAYLTEDASGPNGLLYRWVPPHGFRHGRGRLRTLADDAGVLQATKCFDSNGKFVDDLSRATKTGTVYGVDWVDVPDRDAKSVSVRKQFADGEVTRARKLEGMWWGDGGAYIVSSFARSESPVQHDGQVWFYDPKRRTLTLKVLLGVNADPSKDGAFDGPDNITVSPYGGLVISEDGDGIQHLFGATESGRTYPIARNELNIGSEEEPEYSEFTGVTFSPDGRTLYANIQTPGIMLAITGPWKRQPNRH, from the coding sequence ATGCCCTTCACACGCAGGGAATTCACCAGAACGTCCGCCCTCACCGGTGCCGGCATCGCACTGACCGGAACCGTCGCGGCGCTGGCCACCGCGCCGGGCGCTCTGGCAGCCGGGGACCCGAAGCACGGCCACGACCATGACGACCACGACCACGGTCACGGGCACAACCGCGAGCCCGGCTACGGGCCGCTGATCGCCGACCCCGAGGGCATACTCGCGCTCCCCGCCGGCTTCTCGTACCGGGTCATCACCCACAGCGGTGTCACCAAGCTGGAGTCCGGCGAGTACACCCCCTCCAACCACGACGGCACGGCCACCTTCGAGGGCGCGCGCGGCGTCACCCTGCTCGTCAACAACCACGAGCTCAGCGGCACCAGGGCCGGCTGGGAGCACCCGGTTCCGCTCACCGAGGGCCTCGTCTACGACCCGGTCGCGGCCGGCGGCTGCACCGTCGTGGAGACCCGCCGCGACGGCCGTACCGCCGAGTGGGTCGGCATCGCCGGCACGTCCACCAACTGCGCCGGTGGCGCCACCTCGTGGGGCACCTGGCTCACCTGCGAGGAGACCGAGGACAAGGCCGGCAAGAACGGCCTGCTCAAGGACCACGGCTACGTCTTCGAGGTCGACCCGTACGACCGGAACGCCAACCGCGACCCGCACCCGATCAAGGCGTTCGGCCGGTACGCCCACGAGGCCGTCGTCATCGACCCCAAGCGCGGCCACGCCTACCTGACCGAGGACGCCTCGGGCCCCAACGGACTGCTCTACCGCTGGGTTCCGCCGCACGGCTTCCGGCACGGCCGCGGCCGGCTGCGCACGCTCGCCGACGACGCCGGTGTCCTCCAGGCCACCAAGTGCTTCGACAGCAACGGCAAGTTCGTCGACGACCTGTCCCGCGCCACGAAGACCGGCACGGTGTACGGCGTGGACTGGGTCGACGTACCCGACCGTGACGCCAAGTCCGTCTCGGTGCGCAAGCAGTTCGCCGACGGCGAGGTCACCCGCGCCCGCAAGCTCGAAGGCATGTGGTGGGGCGACGGCGGCGCCTACATCGTCTCCTCGTTCGCCCGCTCCGAGAGCCCCGTCCAGCACGACGGCCAGGTCTGGTTCTACGACCCCAAGCGCCGCACGCTGACGCTGAAGGTGCTCCTCGGCGTGAACGCCGACCCGTCGAAGGACGGCGCCTTCGACGGCCCGGACAACATCACCGTCTCGCCGTACGGCGGCCTGGTCATCTCCGAGGACGGCGACGGCATCCAGCACCTCTTCGGCGCGACCGAGAGCGGCCGCACCTACCCCATCGCGCGCAATGAGCTGAACATCGGCAGCGAGGAGGAGCCGGAGTACAGCGAGTTCACCGGTGTCACGTTCTCGCCCGACGGCCGGACGCTGTACGCCAACATCCAGACGCCGGGCATCATGCTCGCCATCACCGGTCCGTGGAAGCGTCAGCCGAACCGCCACTGA
- a CDS encoding endonuclease/exonuclease/phosphatase family protein, whose product MPAASSRTTAVSAVVTAALAAGLLTGAATTSASASTAQPVDGQVRIHDIQGSTRISPLAGQQVGDVAGIVTGVRTYGSKGFWFQDPNPDADTATSEGIFVYTGAAPTVAVGDAVTVSGTVTEYVPGGLDSGNQSLTQISKPTVAVVSSGNALPEPVRVSERSVPSRYAPEGDPAAGGSVNALTLRPSRYALDYYESIEGMNISVGTSRVVGATDAHAELWVTVKPRENDARRGGTVYGSYRSQNTGRLQIQSLVPLAQQPFPKADVGDVLSGTTEGPLDFNQYGGYTLTARTMGTVTAKGLRRETTRKQRGGELAVATYNVENLDPSDPQEKFDALAAAVVDNLASPDILALEEIQDNNGAKSDGTVAADLTVKKFTDAIVAAGGPAYEWRSIDPQDKKDGGEPGGNIRQVFLFNPERVSFTERAGGDATTATDVVREGGRAALTFSPGRIDPANTAWEKSRKPLVGEFSFRGRTVFVVANHFASKGGDESIFSEHQPPTRSSEVQRHAQGEAVNTFVKKLLSVQKNADVLVVGDINDFEFSGTAEALTAGGALYPAIKSLPRSERYSYVYQGNSQVLDQILTSPSIDDFHYDSVHINAEFADQNSDHDPQVLRFRP is encoded by the coding sequence ATGCCTGCCGCATCGTCCAGAACGACCGCCGTCTCCGCCGTAGTCACCGCCGCCCTCGCCGCCGGTCTGCTCACCGGCGCCGCGACCACCTCCGCGTCCGCCTCCACCGCCCAGCCCGTGGACGGCCAGGTCCGGATCCACGACATCCAGGGCTCCACCCGGATATCCCCGCTCGCCGGTCAGCAGGTCGGCGACGTGGCGGGCATCGTCACCGGAGTGCGGACGTACGGCTCGAAGGGCTTCTGGTTCCAGGACCCGAACCCCGACGCCGACACCGCCACCAGCGAGGGCATCTTCGTCTACACCGGCGCCGCGCCCACCGTCGCGGTCGGTGACGCGGTCACCGTCTCCGGCACGGTCACCGAGTACGTCCCGGGCGGCCTCGACTCCGGCAACCAGTCGCTCACCCAGATCAGCAAGCCCACCGTCGCCGTGGTGTCCTCCGGCAACGCCCTGCCCGAGCCGGTGCGGGTCTCGGAGCGCTCGGTCCCCTCCCGGTACGCCCCTGAGGGTGACCCCGCGGCGGGCGGCTCCGTCAACGCGCTGACCCTGCGGCCGTCCCGCTACGCCCTCGACTACTACGAGTCGATCGAAGGGATGAACATCAGCGTCGGCACCTCGCGGGTGGTCGGCGCCACCGACGCGCACGCCGAGCTGTGGGTGACGGTGAAGCCGCGCGAGAACGACGCCCGCCGCGGCGGCACCGTCTACGGCTCGTACCGCTCCCAGAACACCGGACGGCTGCAGATCCAGTCGCTGGTGCCGCTCGCCCAGCAGCCCTTCCCGAAGGCGGACGTGGGCGATGTGCTGTCCGGTACGACCGAGGGCCCGCTCGACTTCAACCAGTACGGCGGCTACACGCTGACCGCACGCACCATGGGCACGGTCACCGCCAAGGGCCTGCGGCGGGAGACCACCCGCAAGCAGCGCGGCGGCGAGCTGGCCGTGGCGACGTACAACGTCGAGAACCTCGACCCGAGCGACCCGCAGGAGAAGTTCGACGCGCTCGCCGCCGCGGTCGTCGACAACCTCGCCTCGCCCGACATCCTGGCGCTGGAGGAGATCCAGGACAACAACGGCGCGAAGAGCGACGGCACGGTCGCCGCCGACCTGACGGTGAAGAAGTTCACCGACGCGATCGTGGCAGCGGGCGGTCCGGCGTACGAGTGGCGCTCCATCGACCCGCAGGACAAGAAGGACGGCGGCGAGCCCGGCGGCAACATCCGTCAGGTGTTCCTCTTCAACCCGGAGCGGGTCTCGTTCACCGAGCGGGCCGGCGGCGACGCGACGACGGCGACCGATGTCGTACGGGAGGGGGGCCGCGCCGCCCTGACCTTCTCCCCCGGCCGGATCGACCCGGCGAACACGGCCTGGGAGAAAAGCCGCAAGCCGCTCGTCGGGGAGTTCAGCTTCCGGGGCCGTACGGTCTTCGTCGTCGCCAACCACTTCGCGTCCAAGGGCGGCGACGAGTCCATCTTCTCGGAGCACCAGCCGCCGACCCGTTCCTCGGAGGTCCAGCGGCACGCGCAGGGCGAGGCGGTCAACACCTTCGTCAAGAAGCTGCTGAGCGTCCAGAAGAACGCGGACGTCCTGGTCGTCGGTGACATCAACGACTTCGAGTTCTCCGGCACGGCCGAGGCACTGACGGCCGGGGGCGCGCTGTACCCGGCGATCAAGTCCCTGCCGCGCTCGGAGCGTTACAGCTACGTCTACCAGGGCAACAGCCAGGTCCTCGACCAGATCCTGACCAGCCCGTCGATCGACGACTTCCACTACGACAGCGTGCACATCAACGCCGAGTTCGCCGACCAGAACAGCGACCACGACCCGCAGGTGCTCCGCTTCCGCCCGTAG